From a single Lolium rigidum isolate FL_2022 chromosome 7, APGP_CSIRO_Lrig_0.1, whole genome shotgun sequence genomic region:
- the LOC124674877 gene encoding 60S ribosomal protein L36a, whose amino-acid sequence MVNVPKTRKTYCKNKECKKHTLHKVTQYKKGKDSLSAQGKRRYDRKQSGYGGQTKPVFHKKAKTTKKIVLKLQCQSCKHYSQRAIKRCKHFEIGGDKKGKGTSLF is encoded by the exons ATG GTGAACGTTCCAAAAACCAGGAAGACCTACTGCAAGAACAAGGAGTGCAAGAAGCACACACTTCACAAGGTTACCCAATACAAGAAGGGGAAGGATAGCCTTTCTGCTCAGGGAAAGCGTCGTTATGATCGCAAACAGTCAGGATATGGTGGGCAGACAAAGCCTGTTTTCCACAAGAAG GCCAAGACAACAAAGAAGATTGTGCTAAAACTTCAGTGCCAGAGCTGCAAGCACTACTCTCAGCGTGCAATCAAG AGGTGCAAGCACTTTGAGATCGGTGGAGACAAGAAGGGAAAGGGAACTTCTCTCTTCTAA